The following proteins are encoded in a genomic region of Primulina huaijiensis isolate GDHJ02 chromosome 3, ASM1229523v2, whole genome shotgun sequence:
- the LOC140972144 gene encoding protein VAPYRIN-LIKE-like codes for MDRLIKPDMQIIELFFIRGQKCSQVFRLKNLMHTMSVAVSLTSSNKSTFSFSQSFSIIQPLSSASFTLFLNKASDQPPLCSPPDTVLVRSSMLPTGKAHQDDIRQLFSKPGPHIFKDATLPVSFVGPHVAEFLLSPSPMSLETKFLFSMAVSCCDESQLTALLRVAAENGTPQFIYTLIEAGADVSDTGSEEESLVSLAVKSGKAEAVKILIESGCEINNKIDRVLHAAATMNQVDLMEILCLGYPDIDLNSVNSQGQTALHLAAIHGQVEALRFLVSIGSEVDVADDEGWTPLHYAANEGHAEAVEFLLNNSVFAKKAVTKEGKTAFALAVDQGYSHLYDSLHLSDLLHRAARIDDVHTMTSCLAQGAKVNGRDQNDWTPLHRAAFKGNLESVKILISHGARVDLVDGTRYVPLLRAVEAGHVGVAMYLLSHGAKAGFKSLKGMLDSDAESFGNHPSLVNPLHQGGERA; via the coding sequence ATGGACAGATTGATCAAGCCGGATATGCAGATAATCGAACTGTTCTTCATCAGAGGCCAGAAGTGTAGCCAAGTTTTCAGGTTGAAGAATCTGATGCACACCATGTCTGTGGCAGTTTCGCTCACGTCTTCGAACAAGTCAACCTTCTCGTTTTCGCAATCCTTCTCTATAATCCAACCGCTTTCATCTGCATCGTTCACTCTTTTCCTGAACAAGGCGAGTGATCAGCCTCCGCTGTGTTCTCCCCCGGACACGGTTCTTGTTCGATCATCGATGCTTCCCACCGGGAAAGCTCACCAGGACGATATACGGCAACTGTTCTCGAAACCAGGGCCGCATATTTTTAAGGACGCCACTCTCCCCGTTTCATTTGTCGGGCCACATGTCGCGGAGTTTCTTCTCTCGCCTTCACCCATGTCCCTGGAAACAAAATTTCTTTTCTCGATGGCTGTTTCTTGCTGCGATGAATCCCAGCTCACTGCGCTGCTCCGAGTTGCCGCCGAGAATGGGACGCCACAGTTCATTTACACCCTGATTGAAGCTGGCGCAGATGTTTCTGATACTGGTTCGGAAGAAGAGTCCCTGGTTTCATTGGCTGTCAAGTCTGGAAAAGCTGAGGCTGTGAAAATATTGATTGAATCAGGTTGTGAGATTAATAACAAGATTGACCGGGTTTTACACGCTGCAGCAACTATGAACCAGGTCGATTTAATGGAAATCCTATGCTTGGGATACCCGGATATTGACTTGAATTCGGTGAATTCTCAGGGCCAAACAGCACTCCACCTCGCAGCAATTCATGGCCAAGTTGAAGCCCTTCGGTTTCTTGTTTCAATAGGTAGTGAAGTTGATGTCGCGGATGATGAAGGCTGGACTCCTCTACACTATGCGGCAAATGAGGGGCACGCAGAGGCTGTCGAATTCTTGTTAAACAACTCGGTTTTCGCAAAAAAAGCCGTCACCAAAGAAGGGAAAACCGCGTTTGCTCTGGCAGTCGATCAGGGCTATTCGCACTTATACGATTCGTTACATTTAAGTGATTTATTGCACCGAGCTGCACGGATAGATGATGTGCACACGATGACGAGTTGTCTGGCTCAAGGGGCTAAGGTGAACGGGAGAGATCAAAATGATTGGACCCCTCTGCATAGGGCAGCATTCAAAGGGAATTTGGAGAGTGTGAAGATTTTGATTAGCCATGGAGCTCGTGTCGACCTGGTCGATGGCACCAGGTACGTGCCTCTGCTTCGAGCAGTCGAGGCCGGTCATGTTGGAGTGGCTATGTATCTTCTGTCACATGGGGCTAAAGCAGGTTTCAAGAGTTTGAAAGGAATGTTGGACTCTGACGCAGAGAGTTTCGGGAATCATCCTTCTTTAGTTAATCCTTTGCATCAAGGGGGAGAGAGGGCTTAA
- the LOC140973358 gene encoding gibberellin receptor GID1B-like: MAGSNEVNANESKRVVPLNTWILISNFKLAYTMLRRPDGTFNRELNEFLDRKVPANTNPVDGVYSFDVVDRATSLLNRVYLAARDNETHWGILELEKPLSTTEIVPVILFFHGGSFVHSSANTAIYDTFCRRLVNTCKAAVVSVNYRRSPENRYPCAYDDGWTALKWVHSRSWLQSGHDSKVHVYLAGDSSGGNIAHHVAVRAAEEGVDVLGNILLHPMFGGQERTVSENQLDGKYFVTIQDRDWYWRAYLPEGEDRDHPACNVFGPRSRTLEGLHFPKSLVVVAGLDLLQDWQLRYVEGLKTSGKVVNLLYLEKATIGFYFLPNNDHFHCLMDEITRFIHS; the protein is encoded by the exons ATGGCAGGCAGTAATGAAGTAAATGCCAACGAATCAAAG AGGGTGGTTCCTCTTAACACATGGATCCTTATTTCCAACTTCAAGCTTGCTTATACTATGCTCCGGCGGCCTGATGGCACATTTAACCGTGAATTGAACGAGTTTCTTGACAGGAAAGTGCCTGCAAACACGAACCCGGTTGATGGGGTCTACTCTTTCGATGTAGTTGATCGGGCCACAAGCCTTCTTAACAGGGTTTATTTAGCTGCCCGAGATAACGAGACTCATTGGGGGATCTTGGAACTTGAAAAGCCCTTGAGTACTACTGAGATAGTACCTGTAATTTTGTTCTTCCATGGTGGAAGCTTTGTTCATTCTTCAGCCAATACTGCTATCTATGATACTTTCTGCCGCCGCCTAGTCAATACTTGCAAGGCTGCTGTTGTGTCTGTGAATTATCGTAGATCTCCCGAGAATCGATACCCTTGTGCTTATGATGACGGCTGGACAGCTCTTAAGTGGGTTCACTCGAGATCTTGGCTTCAAAGTGGGCATGATTCTAAGGTTCATGTGTATTTGGCAGGCGATAGTTCGGGTGGAAATATTGCACATCATGTTGCTGTAAGAGCAGCAGAAGAGGGTGTTGATGTATTGGGAAATATTCTTCTTCATCCGATGTTTGGTGGTCAGGAGAGGACAGTATCTGAAAATCAATTAGATGGTAAATATTTTGTGACCATTCAGGATAGGGATTGGTATTGGAGAGCTTATTTACCAGAAGGAGAGGATAGGGACCATCCTGCATGTAATGTTTTCGGACCGAGGAGTAGAACCCTCGAGGGACTGCACTTCCCGAAAAGTTTGGTGGTTGTTGCTGGATTGGATCTTCTCCAGGATTGGCAATTGCGCTATGTCGAAGGGCTCAAGACATCCGGGAAAGTAGTCAATCTTCTTTATCTTGAAAAAGCAACAATTGGGTTCTATTTCTTGCCTAACAACGACCATTTCCATTGCCTAATGGATGAAATAACGAGGTTCATCCACTCTTAA